The genomic region GTATTCCTTTTGGTTGCTACTTTACAGTCTTCCCTACTCTGTCAAATCAGTAACCATACTTTTGTCTACTCTTTTCCAAACATTTGTTGGCATCTTTTGCCTGCATCTAACTTCTGTCTTGTTTTCTCTGTTCTTGTGAgtctagatttttttcccccttttattgttgtttgtattattattactattatcattatttgtttggctcttagaaataaaaactaaagaggtggggaggggtaTTAAAGGATAAAGGTGGTCAAATATAAGGtaacagaagatttgactttgggtggtgaacatacaatgaaatatatagatgatgtatcatGAATCACACACTTGcaacctataaaattttattaaccaatgtcaccccaataaatataatttaaaaaacataaatacagTGAGATAAGTGAGGGGAATATGGGGGGAAAATTAGATATTTACTTGCCCTGGACAGTTTAGTTCAATGGTTAGAGAGTGGgactgctgactgaaaggtcgcaGCAATCCGATTggcagtcaaggacacatacctcagttacaggttGGATTCCCTGCCCAggttggggtgttggggggaggcaaccaatctgatgtgtctctctcatgtggatgtgatgttgtttttctctctctctcccacctcctccctcccttctactctctcaaaaaatcaatggggaaaaatatccttgagtgaagatttttttaaaaagataggtaTTTATAAAGAGGATAGAATGTTCATTTTTTGTAGAGGAAAGGCaatatgaaaaataactataGGGAAATGCAACAAAGTGGTGATCATGTATGGAAGGGCTGAAGGTGCAGAAGTTTTAAAGAGTTTTCAAAAGTCCCACTCACCAGCTACTATTAACATCATATTTTCCACCCCATAGCTGCAAAGGGGATACTGGTAAATGCAATATTTTAGTGGGGTAACCATGAATAATGTTAAGTCTCTGTtactaggggggaaaaaaggaacaatgaGTATTGTGTGACAACCAGCAGACTCTGTCACAAGTATCCGCTGTGCATGCCATTCTCGGGGAATAACAAAGAAGATACATTATTTATACCCTCAATATATGgaagtgagatttaaaaaatattaaaaaataaacaagaaacagaaaaaataagcaTGTAATaccattttacaaaatatatacagaatgcttaagaagtacaaaaaataaatgttaggtTAAAAAATCAGGcaggccgaggccggtttggctcagtggatagagcgtcggcctgcggactcaagggtcccaggtttgattccggtcaagggcatgtaccttggttgcgggcacatccccagtggggggtgtgcaagagacagctggtcgatgtttctctctcatcgatgtttctaactctctatccctctctcttcctctctgtaaaaaaaatcaataaaatatattttttaaaaaatcaggcagAATTCTTGAAGGATATGAGCAATGAAATAATATCTAGAAAGTTCCTCAGGACAAAAATGTCTGTTCTGAAGAATTTAGAATATCCAGATGTTTTCCAACTTTACTAAGAacacaaggaaaaaaatgtgcttaatccattttgtcttttaattttaataatatatgtaattattCTATTCTAATATAAatgattagtaaatatttttaaagaaaatattttaactaaaattttataatagaaatatatctTCTTGACTTAGTAACTTTAATTGTTCAAATGTCAATTCTTTTTAGTTCTCATAGTCTTTTCCAtgtattgaaaaatataaaataagactacttttaataaaataacatgatACTGGGATGATATAGAGTATTTGAATTCTCCAataggatcttttaaaaaatgctcaagaccaaaatatgtaaaatgctCCTTTCTTCACCTTCCACTCATGCAGAAACCATCCATTGTGCAGTTTGTCAGTTAATATTAACCTCTTCCATGCCTGCAGTGTATACTTCTATGTCTGCATGTTCTGCATTTGTTATACTGTGTTATAATTCTCTCTTTATGAATCTATTTCCTCTACTTTATTATAGAATATTTCTGGAGGAAGTCTAGagaagaaagagtgagagaggatAGACAAGTTGGACTTTTGATTTTAGGAGAAATTATTAGATTCCTCAGAGATATATTTCTCTTATATCCCCATTCTAAATCATTAAATGATAGCTTAAGAGAGCTTGATTTTGAATTGAAGGGACTAAATGAAATACCAAGTAGGTGTGTTTACTCTCCCACTCTAGAAGTAAGAGAGGATAAACCTTGCCAATATGGAAAGATTTAAGGTTAAACCCACCTAAATGCCcacacccccctggtgtctgtgcccattggttaggcttatatgcatgcatacgagtcctttggttgatctctcccctttacccccaccctcccctaccttccctcaggtttgacggtctgatcgatgcttctctgtctcttgatctgtttttgttcatcagtttattagggcatgaatggggggggggggagagcaatggggggataaggacacatatgtaataacttaatcaataatgggaaaaaaaaacacctaaatgcAGAGAAATGAAATATTCCCTGTTAAATTAAAAGTATGAgataattgaattttagagacaattccttaaaattattaatgttaGGGATGACTGAATGTATCAGCTAGTTCTCTGATTTTGCAATTCTGACAATCTACCCATGCTGCTTTTCTCTCAAGGAGACCATGCGACTCCATAGCCGTTTCATGGCATTCTTTACATCCTCATTCCTCAGAGTATAGATGAGTGGGTTTAGCATTGGGGTGATGGTTGTATAAAACACAGAGACAGCCTTATCCAGTGGGAAAGTAGTAGATGGACGAAGATAGATAAAGATACAAGGGACAAAGAAGAAAGTTACCACAGTAAAATGAGACCCACAGGTAGAGAGAGCCTTGCGCCGGCTTTCTGCAGACCGCTTCCGAAGACTCAATAGAATGACTATGTAGGAGGCTAGAAGAATGAGGAAACATCCCAGGGAAATGAGACCACTATTGGCAATCACCAACATATTTACCAGGGTTGTATCAGCACAGGCAAGTTTTAGAACTGGGTGGACATCACAAAAGTAGTGGTCAATGACCTGAGCATTGCAGAAGGGCAGCTGAAAGGTCAGGAAGGTCTGAACAAAGGAATGACCCAGGGCTCCCAACCAGGACAGTGATGCAAGCACAATACAAGCATTGGCACTCATAATAGTAGTATAACGGAGAGGTTGGCAGATGGCAGCATAACGATCAAAAGCCATGACAGTCAAAACGAAAATCTCTGCACAACCAAAAAAGTGGAAGGTAAACATCTGAGCTACACAGCCCCAGTAGGGTATAGTCTTTTCGTCAGAAACAAAGTCTGCAATCATCTTGGGTGCCGTGGCTGAGGAATAGGCAATATCCACAAAAGACAGGTTACTGAGGAAAAAATACATAGGTGTGTGGAGCCGGGAAACAGAGAAGACTGTAAGCAAAATGAGTAGATTTCCCACCATGATCACGATGTAGACGAGGAGGAAGAGGGCAAAGAACATCAGCTGCATCCCAGGATCTTGGGAAAGTCCTAGGAATATGAACTCAGTGACATTGTTGGCCACGTCCATGGGGACCCAGGTAAGACTGGTAGAGTGGCTCTGGTTCTctgcaaaaataaatgtttatgaacCATTGTAAGTGTGGTAAAGCCTAAAACGAACAGTCTTGTAAAATATTTAGGTGATGCTAAATATAGTAGAAAAAGTTATTCATATTTCTTGAATTTAGTTAATGGacattttttctcattaattttctgACTACATTATTGACATACATTTG from Eptesicus fuscus isolate TK198812 chromosome 5, DD_ASM_mEF_20220401, whole genome shotgun sequence harbors:
- the LOC103303511 gene encoding olfactory receptor 4S2-like isoform X1; the encoded protein is MDVANNVTEFIFLGLSQDPGMQLMFFALFLLVYIVIMVGNLLILLTVFSVSRLHTPMYFFLSNLSFVDIAYSSATAPKMIADFVSDEKTIPYWGCVAQMFTFHFFGCAEIFVLTVMAFDRYAAICQPLRYTTIMSANACIVLASLSWLGALGHSFVQTFLTFQLPFCNAQVIDHYFCDVHPVLKLACADTTLVNMLVIANSGLISLGCFLILLASYIVILLSLRKRSAESRRKALSTCGSHFTVVTFFFVPCIFIYLRPSTTFPLDKAVSVFYTTITPMLNPLIYTLRNEDVKNAMKRLWSRMVSLREKQHG
- the LOC103303511 gene encoding olfactory receptor 4S2-like isoform X2: MDVANNVTEFIFLGLSQDPGMQLMFFALFLLVYIVIMVGNLLILLTVFSVSRLHTPMYFFLSNLSFVDIAYSSATAPKMIADFVSDEKTIPYWGCVAQMFTFHFFGCAEIFVLTVMAFDRYAAICQPLRYTTIMSANACIVLASLSWLGALGHSFVQTFLTFQLPFCNAQVIDHYFCDVHPVLKLACADTTLVNMLVIANSGLISLGCFLILLASYIVILLSLRKRSAESRRKALSTCGSHFTVVTFFFVPCIFIYLRPSTTFPLDKAVSVFYTTITPMLNPLIYTLRNEDVKNAMKRLRQKSCS